The Neoasaia chiangmaiensis sequence GGCAGGAGATTTGCCGCTTTCGCTCATGGTTGGGAGAGGCTTTCACGCTGCATCATAAGATCGACTTGATAGAACAACCCAAGATTGTCAACGTTAACCTTTTGGAAGTGATTACAACCGGCGGCGAATCAAGCTCGGCCATGCCAGAACAATGCAGAACAGCCCAAGCAGGAAGGGCGTCGCGCGGCCATGTCTGGAAAAAAACGTCGGCGGCAAGGGTGACGGCACGACAGCCGTCAGGACACCCTCCCGGCCCCACGGCAAACGCGCGGTCAACATGCCCGTTGCATCGTAGATCGCCGTGATGCCCGTGTTCGCATCCTGCACGACAGGCAGCCCCTCCTCCACAGCCCGCATACGCGCCGTTGCGAGATGCTGTCGCGGCCCCGCACTATCCCCGAACCAGGCATCGTTCGTAATGTTCAAAAGCCAGTTCGGCCGCGTTTGTCCCACCACATGGCCGGAGAAGATCACTTCATAGCAGACCATCGGCCCCAGCCCCTCGAAGCCCGGGAAGTTCCACGTCTTCAGGCCCGGCCCCGGCGTCAGCACCCCGGGCACCAGCTTTACCGGCACGAAGCGCGGCGCATATTCGCCGAAAGGCACAAGGGTGGACTTGTCGTAGGCGTCCAGAATCGTCCCGTCAGGGCTCAGGGCGAATGCACTGTTGAAGTAATGGCCCTGACCGTCATCGCGATCCGACCCGACAACGCCGACCGCCCCATCGCCGGCCCGCGCGATCATGCGCCGCGCCAGCTCATCCGCGTTCAGAAAGCCCGGAAAACCCGATTCCGGCCAGACATACACCACCGATCGTCCCGCCGCGTCCGGCAGCGCACGCGCCTGCGCCACGCCCGTCGCCGTCAGGCGCAGATAACGCCGAAAGGCGGAGACGGCATCCGCCTGCGTCAGGATGTCCCCCTCGCTGACATTGCCCTGCGTCAGCGCCACGACCGGATTGCGAACCGGCAACGGCCGGACCGACGCATGCCGCCATGCCCCAAGCCCCAGCCAAAGCCCCGCGCACAGACATACGGCCAACGCCCAGCGCCGCCCCTGCCATACCAGCAGACAAGCCAGCATGATGGCCAGGGTCAGACCGTCCACCCCGATCCACGCCGCCGGCTGGATCAGCCAGTCGCCGATCCGCCCCGGCCATTCCAGCACGCTCCCCGGCGGATTCCATGGAAAACCGGTGAACAGGAAAACACGCCCCATATCGGCCAGCGTCCAGAGACCGGCAAACAGCAGAACCCGCCGCCACCCCGCCGGCGCCAACCGGCAGGCAGCCGCCGGCAATGCCACGAAAGGAGCCAGAATCAACGCACAACCCGGCGCCGCGATGGGAATCGCCCACCAGAAATCATGGACGCGCGTCAAAATCGCGTCGGTCAGCCAGTAAAGCCCCGCCGTATTGAACCCAAGCCCAAACAGGAAGCCGTAGAGCGCAGCATATCGCCACGTCGCGGCATCCTCGGCGCAGCGATAGAGGAACAGCAGCCCCAACGAGAGCAATGGCAAGGCGAAGACCGGCGGAAACCCCGCCGCCGAGACAGCACCCGCCAGCAGCAACGTCAGAGCCAGCCGCCAGCCGCGCCAGGGAAGCACGGCACCGGATGCATTCATGAAAGTGAAATCCGTTGCC is a genomic window containing:
- the lnt gene encoding apolipoprotein N-acyltransferase, yielding MNASGAVLPWRGWRLALTLLLAGAVSAAGFPPVFALPLLSLGLLFLYRCAEDAATWRYAALYGFLFGLGFNTAGLYWLTDAILTRVHDFWWAIPIAAPGCALILAPFVALPAAACRLAPAGWRRVLLFAGLWTLADMGRVFLFTGFPWNPPGSVLEWPGRIGDWLIQPAAWIGVDGLTLAIMLACLLVWQGRRWALAVCLCAGLWLGLGAWRHASVRPLPVRNPVVALTQGNVSEGDILTQADAVSAFRRYLRLTATGVAQARALPDAAGRSVVYVWPESGFPGFLNADELARRMIARAGDGAVGVVGSDRDDGQGHYFNSAFALSPDGTILDAYDKSTLVPFGEYAPRFVPVKLVPGVLTPGPGLKTWNFPGFEGLGPMVCYEVIFSGHVVGQTRPNWLLNITNDAWFGDSAGPRQHLATARMRAVEEGLPVVQDANTGITAIYDATGMLTARLPWGREGVLTAVVPSPLPPTFFSRHGRATPFLLGLFCIVLAWPSLIRRRL